The Pelodiscus sinensis isolate JC-2024 chromosome 5, ASM4963464v1, whole genome shotgun sequence genome includes a region encoding these proteins:
- the NMU gene encoding neuromedin-U isoform X4: MLGDSGQQRTPVQQHAAGSRGSQPGLRKQPASLSGASGALLLLLLASWTCASQGVPMPSQELQTEQDSQLWHEIDDACSAYLSIIDPHPEASNALEELCFMVMGFLQKPQNLEEKDNTKRFLFHYAKSHDSGNSDMMEELQGLGGIQSRGYFLFRPRNGRSAGFH, encoded by the exons ATGCTTGGGGACTCTGGCCAGCAGCGGACCCCGGTTCAGCAACACGCCGCCGGCTCCCGCGGCAGCCAGCCCGGCCTGAGGAAGCAGCCGGCGAGCCTCAGCGGCGCGTCgggagccctgctcctgctgctcctggcctccTGGACGTGCGCCAGCCAAG GTGTCCCAATGCCATCTCAAGAATTACAGACAGAACAAGATTCGCAGCTGTGGCATGAA ATAGACGATGCATGTTCTGCTTACCTGTCCATCATAGATCCTCACCCTGAG GCATCCAATGCACTGGAAGAACTTTGCTTTATGGTCATGGGATTTCTACAGAAACCTCAG AATTTAGAAGAAAAAGACAACACCAAAAGG TTCTTATTTCATTATGCTAAGTCTCATGACTCAGGCAATTCAGACATGATG GAGGAACTTCAAGGACTTGGAGGGATTCAAAGCAGGGGCTACTTCTTGTTCAGG CCACGCAATGGAAGATCAGCAGGTTTCCACTGA
- the NMU gene encoding neuromedin-U isoform X5, whose product MLGDSGQQRTPVQQHAAGSRGSQPGLRKQPASLSGASGALLLLLLASWTCASQGVPMPSQELQTEQDSQLWHEIDDACSAYLSIIDPHPEASNALEELCFMVMGFLQKPQSSVLHPLLQLVPQLHERRLKRYKADEELQGLGGIQSRGYFLFRPRNGRSAGFH is encoded by the exons ATGCTTGGGGACTCTGGCCAGCAGCGGACCCCGGTTCAGCAACACGCCGCCGGCTCCCGCGGCAGCCAGCCCGGCCTGAGGAAGCAGCCGGCGAGCCTCAGCGGCGCGTCgggagccctgctcctgctgctcctggcctccTGGACGTGCGCCAGCCAAG GTGTCCCAATGCCATCTCAAGAATTACAGACAGAACAAGATTCGCAGCTGTGGCATGAA ATAGACGATGCATGTTCTGCTTACCTGTCCATCATAGATCCTCACCCTGAG GCATCCAATGCACTGGAAGAACTTTGCTTTATGGTCATGGGATTTCTACAGAAACCTCAG TCGTCTGTCCTGCATCCTTTGCTGCAACTTGTTCCCCAACTtcatgagagaagactgaagagATACAAAGCAGAC GAGGAACTTCAAGGACTTGGAGGGATTCAAAGCAGGGGCTACTTCTTGTTCAGG CCACGCAATGGAAGATCAGCAGGTTTCCACTGA
- the NMU gene encoding neuromedin-U isoform X6 produces the protein MLGDSGQQRTPVQQHAAGSRGSQPGLRKQPASLSGASGALLLLLLASWTCASQGVPMPSQELQTEQDSQLWHEASNALEELCFMVMGFLQKPQNLEEKDNTKRSSVLHPLLQLVPQLHERRLKRYKADEELQGLGGIQSRGYFLFRPRNGRSAGFH, from the exons ATGCTTGGGGACTCTGGCCAGCAGCGGACCCCGGTTCAGCAACACGCCGCCGGCTCCCGCGGCAGCCAGCCCGGCCTGAGGAAGCAGCCGGCGAGCCTCAGCGGCGCGTCgggagccctgctcctgctgctcctggcctccTGGACGTGCGCCAGCCAAG GTGTCCCAATGCCATCTCAAGAATTACAGACAGAACAAGATTCGCAGCTGTGGCATGAA GCATCCAATGCACTGGAAGAACTTTGCTTTATGGTCATGGGATTTCTACAGAAACCTCAG AATTTAGAAGAAAAAGACAACACCAAAAGG TCGTCTGTCCTGCATCCTTTGCTGCAACTTGTTCCCCAACTtcatgagagaagactgaagagATACAAAGCAGAC GAGGAACTTCAAGGACTTGGAGGGATTCAAAGCAGGGGCTACTTCTTGTTCAGG CCACGCAATGGAAGATCAGCAGGTTTCCACTGA
- the NMU gene encoding neuromedin-U isoform X1 has protein sequence MLGDSGQQRTPVQQHAAGSRGSQPGLRKQPASLSGASGALLLLLLASWTCASQGVPMPSQELQTEQDSQLWHEIDDACSAYLSIIDPHPEASNALEELCFMVMGFLQKPQNLEEKDNTKRFLFHYAKSHDSGNSDMMSSVLHPLLQLVPQLHERRLKRYKADEELQGLGGIQSRGYFLFRPRNGRSAGFH, from the exons ATGCTTGGGGACTCTGGCCAGCAGCGGACCCCGGTTCAGCAACACGCCGCCGGCTCCCGCGGCAGCCAGCCCGGCCTGAGGAAGCAGCCGGCGAGCCTCAGCGGCGCGTCgggagccctgctcctgctgctcctggcctccTGGACGTGCGCCAGCCAAG GTGTCCCAATGCCATCTCAAGAATTACAGACAGAACAAGATTCGCAGCTGTGGCATGAA ATAGACGATGCATGTTCTGCTTACCTGTCCATCATAGATCCTCACCCTGAG GCATCCAATGCACTGGAAGAACTTTGCTTTATGGTCATGGGATTTCTACAGAAACCTCAG AATTTAGAAGAAAAAGACAACACCAAAAGG TTCTTATTTCATTATGCTAAGTCTCATGACTCAGGCAATTCAGACATGATG TCGTCTGTCCTGCATCCTTTGCTGCAACTTGTTCCCCAACTtcatgagagaagactgaagagATACAAAGCAGAC GAGGAACTTCAAGGACTTGGAGGGATTCAAAGCAGGGGCTACTTCTTGTTCAGG CCACGCAATGGAAGATCAGCAGGTTTCCACTGA
- the NMU gene encoding neuromedin-U isoform X2, with protein MLGDSGQQRTPVQQHAAGSRGSQPGLRKQPASLSGASGALLLLLLASWTCASQGVPMPSQELQTEQDSQLWHEIDDACSAYLSIIDPHPEASNALEELCFMVMGFLQKPQNLEEKDNTKRSSVLHPLLQLVPQLHERRLKRYKADEELQGLGGIQSRGYFLFRPRNGRSAGFH; from the exons ATGCTTGGGGACTCTGGCCAGCAGCGGACCCCGGTTCAGCAACACGCCGCCGGCTCCCGCGGCAGCCAGCCCGGCCTGAGGAAGCAGCCGGCGAGCCTCAGCGGCGCGTCgggagccctgctcctgctgctcctggcctccTGGACGTGCGCCAGCCAAG GTGTCCCAATGCCATCTCAAGAATTACAGACAGAACAAGATTCGCAGCTGTGGCATGAA ATAGACGATGCATGTTCTGCTTACCTGTCCATCATAGATCCTCACCCTGAG GCATCCAATGCACTGGAAGAACTTTGCTTTATGGTCATGGGATTTCTACAGAAACCTCAG AATTTAGAAGAAAAAGACAACACCAAAAGG TCGTCTGTCCTGCATCCTTTGCTGCAACTTGTTCCCCAACTtcatgagagaagactgaagagATACAAAGCAGAC GAGGAACTTCAAGGACTTGGAGGGATTCAAAGCAGGGGCTACTTCTTGTTCAGG CCACGCAATGGAAGATCAGCAGGTTTCCACTGA
- the NMU gene encoding neuromedin-U isoform X3 — MLGDSGQQRTPVQQHAAGSRGSQPGLRKQPASLSGASGALLLLLLASWTCASQGVPMPSQELQTEQDSQLWHEASNALEELCFMVMGFLQKPQNLEEKDNTKRFLFHYAKSHDSGNSDMMSSVLHPLLQLVPQLHERRLKRYKADEELQGLGGIQSRGYFLFRPRNGRSAGFH; from the exons ATGCTTGGGGACTCTGGCCAGCAGCGGACCCCGGTTCAGCAACACGCCGCCGGCTCCCGCGGCAGCCAGCCCGGCCTGAGGAAGCAGCCGGCGAGCCTCAGCGGCGCGTCgggagccctgctcctgctgctcctggcctccTGGACGTGCGCCAGCCAAG GTGTCCCAATGCCATCTCAAGAATTACAGACAGAACAAGATTCGCAGCTGTGGCATGAA GCATCCAATGCACTGGAAGAACTTTGCTTTATGGTCATGGGATTTCTACAGAAACCTCAG AATTTAGAAGAAAAAGACAACACCAAAAGG TTCTTATTTCATTATGCTAAGTCTCATGACTCAGGCAATTCAGACATGATG TCGTCTGTCCTGCATCCTTTGCTGCAACTTGTTCCCCAACTtcatgagagaagactgaagagATACAAAGCAGAC GAGGAACTTCAAGGACTTGGAGGGATTCAAAGCAGGGGCTACTTCTTGTTCAGG CCACGCAATGGAAGATCAGCAGGTTTCCACTGA
- the NMU gene encoding neuromedin-U isoform X7 has protein sequence MPSQELQTEQDSQLWHEIDDACSAYLSIIDPHPEASNALEELCFMVMGFLQKPQNLEEKDNTKRFLFHYAKSHDSGNSDMMSSVLHPLLQLVPQLHERRLKRYKADEELQGLGGIQSRGYFLFRPRNGRSAGFH, from the exons ATGCCATCTCAAGAATTACAGACAGAACAAGATTCGCAGCTGTGGCATGAA ATAGACGATGCATGTTCTGCTTACCTGTCCATCATAGATCCTCACCCTGAG GCATCCAATGCACTGGAAGAACTTTGCTTTATGGTCATGGGATTTCTACAGAAACCTCAG AATTTAGAAGAAAAAGACAACACCAAAAGG TTCTTATTTCATTATGCTAAGTCTCATGACTCAGGCAATTCAGACATGATG TCGTCTGTCCTGCATCCTTTGCTGCAACTTGTTCCCCAACTtcatgagagaagactgaagagATACAAAGCAGAC GAGGAACTTCAAGGACTTGGAGGGATTCAAAGCAGGGGCTACTTCTTGTTCAGG CCACGCAATGGAAGATCAGCAGGTTTCCACTGA